The genomic region CAGACGTAGGTGTAGCCGGCGTCGCGCAGGCCGCTGCTGACCATGTGGTCGGTGACCGACCGTACTTCGGCCTCGGTGGGGTCGCCACCGAGGCCGAAGTAGGTGTTCCAGCCCTGGTAGGGCGTGGGGGCGAGCCCGCTGTTGTGAAACGTCGGCGCGCCCTGGTCTTCGGCGCCGGTCGCGGCGGGGGCGTGGCCGGGTCGACCCGGCCCGCCGGGTGCGTGGCCGTGGCCGGGCTGCGGTGGGCTGGCGGGCGGTGGGCCGGCGGTGGCCGGCAGCGGGCCGACGACGCCCAGGCCGAGCACGGCCAGAGCGACGGTCAGCGGTCGGATCAGGCGCATGGAGGTACTCCTGTCCCTCGGGGGTGGGGTGGTGGTGCTCCGACCTCAGTCGCGGGTCAGCACGATGAGGTCGGCGTCGTGGGTCGGGCTCCACTGCACGGGCAGGCCGACGGCGCCCAGGTGACTGCCGGAGTAGCGCCGATCGCCGTGCCGATACCTCGCGACGGGGTCGAGCCCGCGCAGCGGCAGCCGCACCGGGCGGGACGGGAGCAGACCGGTGCCGTCGAGGTGGCCTGTGTGCCAGGCCAGCACGACGACCCGGCTCTCGTCCGCAGCGGTGTACTGCACAGCGCAGCGCGCCTGGTCGGGGCCGCCGATCAGGTGCACCTCGCCGTGCGTGACGACGTCCCGGATCTCCTTGTAGCGGGCGATCCAGCCGGCCGCCTCGGCCCGCTCGGCGGCAGTCCAGGCCCGGATGTCAGCGCCGACGCCGAGCACGCCGGCCATCGCGAGCACGAACCGGAACGCCAACGAACGCGGCCGGGTGTCGAACAGGCCGGGCGCGTCGGTGACCCAGGAGCTGAGCAGGTGTGGGGCGTTGGCGTGCAGGAAGCCGTACTGGATGGCCAGCCGGTCCAGCGGGCCGGTGTTGTCGCTGGGCCAGAACACGTCGGCGCGGGCGGCCATCGCCAGGTCGGTCCGCGCGCCGCCGCCGGCGCACGCCTCGATGAGCACGCCGGGGTGGGCGTGGCGCAGCCGCTCGTAGATCCGGTGCAGGTTGGCGACGTGCGCGCCGTCCAGGTCGACGGGGCCGATGCCGCCCGGCCGTCCCGGCTCGGTACGCGGGCGGTTGAAGTCCCACTTCAGGTAGTCGACGTCGTAGCGGCGCAGCAGGCCGTCCACTGTGGAGTGCACGAACTCGGCGACCTCCGGCCGGCCCAGGTCCAGCAGGTACTGGTTGCGGACCGGGGTGAGCGGCCGACCGTCGACGGAGTAGACCCAGTCGGGGTGCGCGGCGTAGAGCGCGGACTTCGGGTTGACGCACTCCGGCTCGACCCAGAGCCCGAAGTTCAGACCGAGCGCGCGGACGTCGGCGATGAACGCGTCGAAGCCTGCCGGGAACTTCGCCGGGTCCGGCGTCCAGTCGCCCAGCCCGGCCGTGTCGTCGTTGCGGCCGACGAACCAGCCGTCGTCCACCACGAACGTCTCCACGCCCAGCTCGGCGGCGATCCGGGCGAGCGCCAACTGGCTCTGCGCCTCGACGGCGAAGTAGGTGGCCTCCCAGGAGTTGTAGAGCACCGGACGCGGGGTGAGCCGGTCGGCGGCCAGCAGCCGCTGGTGGGTGTGCCAGACCCGGGCCAGCCCGTCCAGGCCGTCCGGGCTGTAGGCCCCGGCGACCACAGGCAGCCCCAACCGCTCACCTGGTGCCAGCTCCAGCGGACCGTCGACAAGTTGACGGCCGGCCCGTACCCGGGTCAGGCCGCCGGTGTCCCGCTCGGCGCTGATCTCCCACGAGCCGGTCCAGGCCAGGGCCATCCCCCAGGCCGCGCCGGTCGGGGCTGCGGTGTCCCGCACGGCCAGCCAGGGCACGTGCAGATGCCCGGGTACGCCCTGGGAGCTGCCGATGCTGAACGTGCCGTGGCCCAGCTCGACATGGGAGAGCTGGAACTCCTGCGACCACTGCCCCCACTGGTGGCTGAGCAGCGCACCGTGCGGCGTCGGCACATTGAACCCGCCCGAGAGGGCCCGGACCACCCGCAGCGGGTACCCGCCGCCGTTTGTCAGCTCGACCCACCGCTGCACCACGTCGGTGCCGGCAGGCACCCGGTAGTGCACCGTGGCCCGCAGCCCGGTCACCCTGTCGGCGAAGTCGACAGCCAGCTCCCGCCCGTCGGCGTCGGCCCGTGCCCCGGTGTGCCCGAAGCCGACCCGGCGCTGCCCGGAAGGGGTTTCCACCACCAGATCGGCACCCGTGAACGGGCGGTCGGCGTCGGTGGCGTACTCGATGGGGGCGGCGTCCCCGGCGGTGAGGAACGGAACCGGGCCGTCGTAGGCGACAGGCGACGGCCCCTCCGAGACGCCGTGCGGCCCCCACGCGACAAGTTCCAGCCAGCGGCCGTGCGCGGGCACCGTCACCGTGTACTCGGTGTGCGCGCCGCGCAGCGTCCAGCGCTGGGCGCTCACTTGACCGCTCCGAGCGCCAGACCGGAGACGAAGTGCCGCTGGAAGCGCAGGAACACCGCGACGGTGGGGACAGCCGCGATGACAGTGCCCGCCGCGATGACGTTCCAGGACGAGACGAACTGCCCCTGGAGGCCGAGCAGCGCCGGTGTGACAGGCATGTTGTCGTCGGTACGCAGCACGGTGATCGCCCAGAGCAGGTCGTTGAAGATCCAGGTGAAGGAGAGCGCGCCGAGGGCGGCAAGCGCGGGCCGGGTCAGCGGCAGCATCACCTTGGTGAAGATCTGCGCAGTGCCCGCGCCGTCGATCGTCGCCGCCTCCTGAATCTCGCCCGGCAGGTCCCGCATGAAGCCGTGCAGGACGAAGGTGTAGAAGCCCAGCCCGAAGCCGACCTGCACGGCGATCAGCGCCCAGAGCGTGTCGTACAGGCCGGTCAACTCGCTGAACTTCGCCACCGGGATGAGCAGGATCTGCGGCGGCAGCAGGTTGCCGGCGAGCATCAGCAGCAGGATGGTCCGCCGGCCGGGGATCCGGAAGCGACTAAGCGCGAATGCGGCCATCGCGGCCAGCCCCAGGCTCAACAGCACCGAGGGGACTGTGACAAGCATGCTGTTGATCAGCGCCCGCAGCTCGCCACCGTCGGTCCACGCCTGCCGGTAGGTGTCCAGCGTGAACGACCGGGGCAGGCTGCCCACGCCGTGTGCGGCGATGTCGTCGAACGATCGGGTGGACATCACCACGACCCAGATCACCGGGCCCAGCCACAGCAGGGAGAGCAGGATCATGCCGGTGTGGAAGGCCCCGGTGCGGAGCTTGTTCATCACGCTTCCTCCCGGAACGCGCGGACCAGGTAGCCGAGGATGACGGCGAGCGCGAGCACGAAGATCACGACGGCGATCGCGGAGGCGTAGCCCAGCCGCAGGCTCTGGAACGCTGTCGAGTACATGTAGGTGCTGAGCAGCTCCGACGAGTGGTACGGGCCGCCCTTCGTCAGCGACCAGACGATGTCGAACGACCGCAGCGAATCGATCACGATGACCGACAGCACCACCGCGTTTACCCCTTTGAGCTGGGGAATCGTGACGTGCCGCAACCTCTGCCAGGAGTTCGCGCCGTCCATCCGGGCCGCCTCGTGCAGCGCCGGGTCGATGGCCTTCAACCCGGCCAGGAACAGCACCATCACGTAGCCGATCTGCCGCCACAGCGCGGGCAGGATCACCGCGTACAACGCGGTCTGCGGGTCGGCAAGCCAGGGCCGGATCAGCTGCTCCAGGCCGACGGCCCGCAACAGCGTGTCGGCGATGCCGTCGGGTTGGTAGAAGACCCGCCAGACCAGCGCTGTCACCACAAGCGAGAAGACCACAGGGGTGAACAGCGCGGCGCGGTAGAAGCCGACCCCGCGCCGCTCCTTCTGCAGGACCAGCGCCATGCCGAAGCCGCCCAGCACGGAGAGGCCGCCGAAGAGCACCAGCCAGATCACCGTGTTGACGAGCGCACCCCGGAAGGTGGCGTCGCCGGCAAGCTCGACGTAGTTGTCAGCGCCGACGAAGGCCGGCGGCGACATGCCGTCCCAGCGGGTGAGGGAGAACCAGAAGCCCTGGAGCGCCGGCCAGAACACCCAGATGCTCTCGACCAGGAACGGCACCAGGACGAACGCCACCAGCAGCGGCGACAGTCGAGCCGACCGTCGCCGCCGCCGGGTGGGGGTGACCGAAGTCGTGGAGATCGTTGCTGTCACGTCAGCCCTTGAAGACCTTCTCGGCGGCGGCCTGCCACTCCCGCAGGATCGCGTCGATCTGGTCCGGCTTGTCGATGAACTTGGTAAGCGCGGTGTCCGCGGTCGGCTGGAGCGCGTCGCTTGAGTCGCGGTTGAAGAACTGGGTCAGCTCCTTGGCCTCGTCGAGCATCGCCTTGCCCTTGACCACGAGCGGAGAGTCCGACGCTCTGGCCTTCGGGTTGGCCGGCAGCACGATGCCGGAGCTGGCCTTCACGTACGCCTCCTGCGCTTCGACCGAGGACAGGTAGGTGAGCAGCGCCTTCGTACCGGTCGGGTTGGCGGTCTTCGCGCTGGCGAAGAAGCCGTCAGTGGGGGCCTCCTCGGCGAGCGGCACCGCCGGGTCGATGATCGGGAACCGGAAGAAGTCCAGGTCGCCGAGGGCGTCCTTGGGTGCCGCGTCGGCGAAGAACGTGCCGATCAGGAACATGCCGGTCTTGCCGGCCAGCAGCGCTGTGGTCGCCTCCTGGAACGGGTACGCCTTGCCCTTGGGGTCGAAGTAGGGCAGGGCCTCCCGCCAGCGGGTGAAGACCGCCTTGACCCTGGGGTCGTCGAAGCGCTGCTTGCCGGCGAGCAACTCGCGGTGGAACGGCGCGCCGTTGATCCGGATGTTGAGGTAGTCGAACCAGGCCGAGGCCACCCACGGGGTGTCGCCGAGGCCGATGCCGATCGGCGGGACGCCCTTGCTCTTCAGCGTCTCGCACAGGGCCAGGAAGTCGGTCCAGGTCTTCGGCTCCTGCACGCCCCACTTGGCGAAGTTGGACTTACGGTAGAAGAAGCCCCACCAGTAGTTGTTCATCGGTACGAAGACCTGCTTGCCGCTGCCGTCGGTGGAGAGCGTCCACAGCGACTGCGGGTAGTCGCCAAGTGACTTCCAGACATCGGAGACGTCCAGCAGCAGGTTGCGGCTCGCGTAGTCGTTTGCGACCGAGCCCGCGTACCAGGTGTAGAGGTCCGGCGGGTTGGCGGAGGTGAGGTAGGTCGGCAACTGGGTGCGGAAGGTCTCCGAGGCGACCGTGTTGAGGCTCGCCGTGCCCTTGCCCTGCGCGTTGAAGCTCTCGATCAGCTTCTCCATCGCCGCCTTGGCCTGCGGCGAGGAGAGGTTCGACTGGATGGTCACCGCGCCGGAGCCGTTGCCCGTCGTCGGCCCGCTTGCCGAGCTGGCGCACGCGCTGAGCAACGAGCCGGCGCCAAGGGCGCCGAGGCCGGCAAGCCCGAGGTGGCCAAGGAATCGCCGGCGACCGGGGTCGAAGTCGCTCACGAGGGTGTCCTTCCTCTACGACACGCAACGTCACGACGCCATGTGTCGGCCATGTGAATGTGTGTGACCAGAAGGTTGCATCGGCCCTCGCCGGCTGTCAAGATATCTTCGTAATTAATGATTAGTTGATACCGACACCACGGTCAGGGAGGTCAGCCTATGCGCCGCCTCGAAGGGAAGAATGCCCTGGTCACCGGAGCCATGGGCGGGATCGGCACGGCCATCGCCCGGCGGCTGGCCGCCGAGGGAGCCACCGTCGCGCTGCTCGACGTGACCGACCCGGGCCCGCTGGCCGCCGAGTTGACAGCACGCGGCGACCGGGCACTGTCCGTAATGGGCGACGTCAGTGTGGACGCCGACTGGTCGACCGCCGTGGCCGCCGTCCGGGCGGGCCTCGGTCCGGTGGACATCCTGATCAGCACGGCCTACGCGGTGCAGGTCGCCCCGGCCCACGAGACCAGCCGGCAGTCCTGGGACCACCAGCTCGGCGTCAGCCTCACCGGCTCCTTCCTCGGCGTCCGCGCCTGCCTCGACGACCTGCGGGAACGGTCCGGAGCGGTGGTGCTGATCTCGTCGGTGCACGCCCTGGTCGGGCTGCCCGGCCGTCCCGCGTACGCGGCGGCCAAGGGCGGCCTGGTCGCGCTCGGCCGCCAGCTCGCCGTGGAGTACGGCCCGCGGGTCCGGGTCAACACGGTGCTGCCCGGCCCGATCTTCACCGCCGCCTGGGCGGACGTGTCCGAAGAGGACCGTCAGCGCAGCGTCGAGGAGACCGTCGCGAAGCGGTTCGGCACACCCGAGGAGGTGGCCGCGACGGTGGCTTTCCTCGCCTCACCGGATGCCGCCTACGTCACCGGCGCGAGCCTAGTGGTGGACGGTGGCTGGACAGCGGTGAAAACCTCGGCCTGAAAGATCGAACCCGACACCAGCGAAAAGGCCGGAAGACCATTGGCACAGTATGCAAGCCGCGGCGTCCACGGACAGACCGTCGAGGCCATCGCCCGCCGCATCCTCACCGGTGAGATCGCCGCCGGGTCGACATTGAACATCGCCGCCCTTCAGGAGGAGTTCGACGTCAGCCTGACGGCGCTGCGCGAGGCGCTGAAGGTCCTCTCGGCCAAGGGCATCGTCGACGCCAGGCAGAAGCGCGGCACGTTCGTCCGGCCGCGAGCCGACTGGAACCTGCTCGACGGTGACGTGATCCGCTGGCAGTTCGCCGAGGGCCCCCACGAAACGCTGCTCGACCAACTGCACGAGGTCCGCGCCATCATCGAGCCGGCCGCCGCGCGGCTGGCAGCCCGCCGGTGCACCGACGACGACATCGCCGCACTGGACCAGGCACTGGCCGAGATGGCCGAGGCCGAGGGCGACCCCACGGCCGCCGTCGCCGCCGACCTCTCCTTCCACCGCGGGCTGCTCGCCGCCACCCACAACGAGCTGCTGGAACGCATGGAAGTGGTGATGGAGACGGGCCTCGCCGAACGGGATCGGCTCGTACACGGCGGTGCCGCCCACGACGACCCGGTGCCGAGTCACCGCGCCGTGGTCGACGCGCTGCGCGCCCGGGACGAGACGGCGGCCGAGACCGCAATGCGTGAGTTGCTGGACAAGGCCGTCCGCGACGTCGAAAAGGCACGGGGACGAAGGGGCAGTCAGTGAAGATCGAGCGGATCGAGACCTTCCTGGTCGCGCCACGGTGGTTGTTCTGCCGGGTGGAGACCGACGAGGGGCTCGTGGGGTGGGGTGAGCCGGTAGTCGAGGGGCGCGCCGAGGTGGTGCGCAGCGCCGTCGAAGTGCTCTCCGAATATCTGATCGGCGAGGATCCACTGCGGATCGAGCAGCACTGGCAGGTGCTCACCAAGGGCGGCTTCTACCGCGGCGGCCCGATCCTCTCAAGCGCGGTCGCCGGCCTCGACCAGGCACTGTGGGACATCGCCGGGCAGGCGTACGGCGCGCCGGTGCACGCACTGCTCGGCGGGCCGGTGCGCGACCGGGTGCGGATCTACTCGTGGATCGGCGGGGACGAGCCCGATGAGGTGGCCGACGCCGCCGCCGCGCAGGTCGCCGCGGGTCTCACAGGCGTCAAGATGAACGCCTGCGGGCGACTCTCTCCCATCCCCACCTCCGCCGAGGTGGACGCGGTGGTCGGTCGGGTCGCCGCCGCCCGCGAGGTGCTCGGCCCCGAGCGGGACATCGCCCTGGACTTCCACGGCAGAGCCGGGATGGCCGCCGTCCGCCGGATCCTGCCCGAACTGGCCGGGCTGCGCCCACTCTTCGTGGAGGAGCCGGTCCTGCCCGACCAGGCCCACCACCTGCGGGACATCGTGGCCGGCACCCCGATCCCGGTGGCCACCGGCGAACGCCTCTACGGCCGCTCCGAATTCCTCAGCCCGTTGCAGGCAGGGGTCGCCGTGGTGCAGCCGGACCTGTCGCACGCCGGTGGCATCTCCGAGGTCCGCCGGATCGCCGCGCTGGCCGAGACGTACGGCGCGCTGCTCGCCCCGCACTGCCCGCTCGGGCCGATCTCGCTGGCGGCGAGCCTCCAGGTGGCCTTCGCGACGCCGAACTTCCTGATCCAGGAACAGAGCATCGGCATCCACTACAACGTTGGTTCGGAGCTTCTGGACTACGTGGTCGACCGGGAGCCGTTCCGGTTCGTGGACGGGCACATCGCCCGCTTCGACCGGCCCGGCCTGGGCATCACTGTGGACGAGGCGGCGGTCCGCGAGGCCGCGCGTACACCGCATGCCTGGCGCAACCCGGTCTGGCAGCACCGCGACGGATCGTTCGCCGAATGGTGACCGGCCCGACGCGGGTCCCGCTGCGCGTGGAGTACGACGCTGCCCACGGCGGCCGGTGGACCCGCCTGCACGGCGGCGACCGGCAGTGGCTGTGGCGGGGCCCGGAGCCGGGCCGCAATGAGGTACGCCCCGGCGACCCGTTCGTCGACGCCGGAGGGCTGGAGGAGTGCCTGCCCACAGTGCGCGGCGAGCCCGACCACGGCGAGGTGTGGTCCCGCCCGTGGCGAACCGCTGGCCCTGGCACCGTGGTCATCGAGCGGCCGGCGTTCACATTGACCCGCCGGATCAGCGACTCCGGCGGCGTGGTGGTGGCCGACTACCGGCTGGCCGCCGACCCGGGATACCGCTTCGTGTGGGCCGCGCACGCCCTGCTCGGCCTCTCCCCCGACGCCCACCTCGACGCGCCCGCCGGCACCCCCACCCGGTTGCACCCGGAGGCCGCCGCCCTGCTGCCGCCCGGCACCTGGCCCACCGGCAGCCCGTGGCTGACCGGTCCGTGGCCCGCTCCGGCCGGGCTACCGCTGGACACGTTCGGCCCCGACGACGGGACCGCGGTCGGGGCGGTGCTGCTCGACTGCCCGAAGGTCCAGGTGATCGACAGCCCCGACCGGCTGACACTGGAGTTGGAGTGTGACGGGCAGCCCCGCAGCACCGCGCTCTGGCGCAACCTGGGCGGCTGGCCGGCCGTCGCCCCCTACCGAAGCGTCGGGGTCGAGCCGATGCTCGGCGCCGCCTTCGACCTGGCCGACGCCGGCCCGCACGACGCGGCGATCGTCCCACCCGCTGGCGAGGTTGCCTGGCGGCTCACCATTTCCGCCCACCGCATCCACTGAGGACATTCGCGATGAACCTGCTCGACGAGCTGCGTACCCACCGGTTGCTGGCAATCGTGCGCGGCCCGGACCCGGCGGCCGCGCTGGCCTCGGTGCTCACCCTGGCCGACAGCGGCGTCGCGCTGATCGAGGTCTCCCTGACCAGCGCGGACGCCCTCAGCATCATCCGGGGCGCCCGGATCGCGCTCGGACCCGACTTCGCGCTGGGCGCGGGCACCGTGCTCAGCGTCGAAGACGCCCGCGCGGCAGCCGACGCGGGCGCAGGCTTCCTGGTCACCCCGGCGGTGGCACCGAGCGTCGCCGAGGGCGTCCGACTCGGCCTGCCCGTGCTGGCCGGCGCGCTCACCCCCACCGAGGTCGTACGGGCCGCAAGCGACGGGGCCACGGCGATCAAGCTGTTCCCTGCCTCTCTCGGCGGTCCCGACTACCTGGGTGCGCTGCGCGACCCGTTCCCCGACACCGCGTTCGTGCCGGTGGGCGGGGTGGACGCGGACAGCGTCCGGCGCTACCTGGACCGGGGAGCGGTGGCGGTCGGGGTCGGCTCACCTCTCCTCGGCGATGCCGTCCGTGGCGGCGACCGCGCGGCGCTGCGCGAGCGGGCCGCCACCTTCGTCGCGGCGGTCCGCTCGTGACCGACCTGGTCACCCTCGGCGAGACGATGGCGGCCTTCCGCACCACCGGGCCGTTGCGGCTGGGCGGCACCGCCGGGATCTCCGTGGCCGGGTCCGAGTCGACAGTGGCGATCGGGCTGGCCCGGCTCGGCCACCACGCGGCGTGGGTCGGGGTCACCGGCGCGGACGAGCCCGGTGCACTGGTCCGCCGCACGCTGCGCGCCGAAGGCGTCGACCTGACCTGGGCCCGTGTCGACCCGACGGCCCCCACCGGGCTGATCCTCTTCGAGGCCCGGGTCGCCGACATCAACCGGGTCACCTATCACCGCGCCGGCTCCGCCGGGTCCCGGCTGCGCCCCGCCGACGTCACGCCGGCGTTCGACACGCCGGCCCGACCGCCCCGGCTGCTGCACGTCACCGGCATCACCTGCGCGCTCGGCGCGGAGCCGTACGACGCGGTGGTGACGGCGGTGCGGCTCGCGCGTGCGGCGGGCAGCACCGTCTGTCTGGACGTCAACCACCGCAACCGGCTCTGGTCGGTCGGCGAGGCGGCCGCCGCGCTGCGACCGCTGCTGCCCTCGATCGACCTGGTCGTCGCCTCCGACGACGAGCTGGCTGTCCTGACCGACGCCGCCGACCCGATCGCTGCGCTGCACGCGGCCGGCGTGACCGAGGTCGTCGTGAAGCACGGCGCTGGCGGGGCCACCAGCCACAGCGCCACCGGCGCCGTGCACCGGCCGGCCCGCCAGGTTCCGGTGGTGGACACCGTGGGGGCCGGCGACGCCTTCGTGGCCGGGCTACTCTCCGGCTGGCTGGATGGCGACGACGTACCGGCGCGGCTGGACCGGGCGGTCACCACCGGCGCGTTCGCGGTCGCCACCCGGGGCGACTGGGAGGGCCTGCCCGACCGGGCGGAGCTGGCGCTACTCGACCACGGGCCGGGCGGCACTATCCGCTGACCGGCGCGGCGGCCGACCTCGACCGCCGGAGATCGTTGGAGGAGCACGATGGAGCTGACCGAACCGACCGTCTGGGCCCCTGACCTGTTGGAGCTGGGCGAAGGGCTGCGCTGGGTCGACGACCGGCTGGTCCTGGTCGACCTGCTCGCCGGTCGACTGCTGGAGACCGACGGAGACCGCCCCGGCCCGCTGCGGGAGCTGCGCCGCCTTGACGTTCCGCTCGGCGCGGTCGCCCCGCTGGCCGGCCGTGTCGGCGACTGGCTGGCCGCCGCCGGCACCGGCGTCACGGTGCTGCCCGCCACCGGCGACGCCCGACCGGTCGCCGACCTGGTCGCCGACGCTCCCGAGCCGACCCGGATGAACGACGCGGTCGCCGACCCGCACGGCCGTTTCTGGGCCGGCAGCATGACGTACGCGGGACTGCCCGGCCAGGGCACTCTCTACCTGCTCGCCCCGGGCGCGGCACCGGTGCCGGCGGTGACCGGGCTGACCATCCCGAACGGGCCGGCGTTCGATGCCACCGGCACCACCATGTACCTGGCCGACACTCCGCGCGGCGAGGTCGACCGGTTCACAGTCGACAGGACCACCGGTGCCCTGCACGGGCGGGAACCGTTCCTGCGACTCGCCGACTCCGACGGCTCCCCGGACGGGATGACAGTCGACGCGGCGGGCCACCTCTGGGTCGCGCTGTGGGGCGGCTCGGCGGTACGCCGTTACCGGCCCGACGGGACGCTGGACCGCCACATCCAGCTCCCCGCCCGCCAGCCGGCCGGCATCTGCCTGGGCGGCCCCGACCTGCGCCGGCTCTTCATCGGGACCGCCCGACTCGGGCTCACCGAGCCAGGCGCCACGGACGGTGCGCTGCTCGCGGTCGACGTCGAGGTCCCCGGCCTGCCCACCGCTACCGCCACCGGCTGATCCGGCCCCGCCGCGCAGGTGCCGAGCAGCAGGAGGCTGCCGGGAGGCATGGCTGGGCGGCCGGCGGGTAGCCCGTCGGATGGCCGACTGGGGCAAGGTGTTCATCCCGGACA from Micromonospora profundi harbors:
- a CDS encoding carbohydrate ABC transporter permease; the protein is MTATISTTSVTPTRRRRRSARLSPLLVAFVLVPFLVESIWVFWPALQGFWFSLTRWDGMSPPAFVGADNYVELAGDATFRGALVNTVIWLVLFGGLSVLGGFGMALVLQKERRGVGFYRAALFTPVVFSLVVTALVWRVFYQPDGIADTLLRAVGLEQLIRPWLADPQTALYAVILPALWRQIGYVMVLFLAGLKAIDPALHEAARMDGANSWQRLRHVTIPQLKGVNAVVLSVIVIDSLRSFDIVWSLTKGGPYHSSELLSTYMYSTAFQSLRLGYASAIAVVIFVLALAVILGYLVRAFREEA
- a CDS encoding ABC transporter substrate-binding protein — protein: MSDFDPGRRRFLGHLGLAGLGALGAGSLLSACASSASGPTTGNGSGAVTIQSNLSSPQAKAAMEKLIESFNAQGKGTASLNTVASETFRTQLPTYLTSANPPDLYTWYAGSVANDYASRNLLLDVSDVWKSLGDYPQSLWTLSTDGSGKQVFVPMNNYWWGFFYRKSNFAKWGVQEPKTWTDFLALCETLKSKGVPPIGIGLGDTPWVASAWFDYLNIRINGAPFHRELLAGKQRFDDPRVKAVFTRWREALPYFDPKGKAYPFQEATTALLAGKTGMFLIGTFFADAAPKDALGDLDFFRFPIIDPAVPLAEEAPTDGFFASAKTANPTGTKALLTYLSSVEAQEAYVKASSGIVLPANPKARASDSPLVVKGKAMLDEAKELTQFFNRDSSDALQPTADTALTKFIDKPDQIDAILREWQAAAEKVFKG
- a CDS encoding alpha-galactosidase — encoded protein: MSAQRWTLRGAHTEYTVTVPAHGRWLELVAWGPHGVSEGPSPVAYDGPVPFLTAGDAAPIEYATDADRPFTGADLVVETPSGQRRVGFGHTGARADADGRELAVDFADRVTGLRATVHYRVPAGTDVVQRWVELTNGGGYPLRVVRALSGGFNVPTPHGALLSHQWGQWSQEFQLSHVELGHGTFSIGSSQGVPGHLHVPWLAVRDTAAPTGAAWGMALAWTGSWEISAERDTGGLTRVRAGRQLVDGPLELAPGERLGLPVVAGAYSPDGLDGLARVWHTHQRLLAADRLTPRPVLYNSWEATYFAVEAQSQLALARIAAELGVETFVVDDGWFVGRNDDTAGLGDWTPDPAKFPAGFDAFIADVRALGLNFGLWVEPECVNPKSALYAAHPDWVYSVDGRPLTPVRNQYLLDLGRPEVAEFVHSTVDGLLRRYDVDYLKWDFNRPRTEPGRPGGIGPVDLDGAHVANLHRIYERLRHAHPGVLIEACAGGGARTDLAMAARADVFWPSDNTGPLDRLAIQYGFLHANAPHLLSSWVTDAPGLFDTRPRSLAFRFVLAMAGVLGVGADIRAWTAAERAEAAGWIARYKEIRDVVTHGEVHLIGGPDQARCAVQYTAADESRVVVLAWHTGHLDGTGLLPSRPVRLPLRGLDPVARYRHGDRRYSGSHLGAVGLPVQWSPTHDADLIVLTRD
- a CDS encoding SMP-30/gluconolactonase/LRE family protein, giving the protein MELTEPTVWAPDLLELGEGLRWVDDRLVLVDLLAGRLLETDGDRPGPLRELRRLDVPLGAVAPLAGRVGDWLAAAGTGVTVLPATGDARPVADLVADAPEPTRMNDAVADPHGRFWAGSMTYAGLPGQGTLYLLAPGAAPVPAVTGLTIPNGPAFDATGTTMYLADTPRGEVDRFTVDRTTGALHGREPFLRLADSDGSPDGMTVDAAGHLWVALWGGSAVRRYRPDGTLDRHIQLPARQPAGICLGGPDLRRLFIGTARLGLTEPGATDGALLAVDVEVPGLPTATATG
- the dgoD gene encoding galactonate dehydratase, producing MKIERIETFLVAPRWLFCRVETDEGLVGWGEPVVEGRAEVVRSAVEVLSEYLIGEDPLRIEQHWQVLTKGGFYRGGPILSSAVAGLDQALWDIAGQAYGAPVHALLGGPVRDRVRIYSWIGGDEPDEVADAAAAQVAAGLTGVKMNACGRLSPIPTSAEVDAVVGRVAAAREVLGPERDIALDFHGRAGMAAVRRILPELAGLRPLFVEEPVLPDQAHHLRDIVAGTPIPVATGERLYGRSEFLSPLQAGVAVVQPDLSHAGGISEVRRIAALAETYGALLAPHCPLGPISLAASLQVAFATPNFLIQEQSIGIHYNVGSELLDYVVDREPFRFVDGHIARFDRPGLGITVDEAAVREAARTPHAWRNPVWQHRDGSFAEW
- a CDS encoding carbohydrate ABC transporter permease; amino-acid sequence: MNKLRTGAFHTGMILLSLLWLGPVIWVVVMSTRSFDDIAAHGVGSLPRSFTLDTYRQAWTDGGELRALINSMLVTVPSVLLSLGLAAMAAFALSRFRIPGRRTILLLMLAGNLLPPQILLIPVAKFSELTGLYDTLWALIAVQVGFGLGFYTFVLHGFMRDLPGEIQEAATIDGAGTAQIFTKVMLPLTRPALAALGALSFTWIFNDLLWAITVLRTDDNMPVTPALLGLQGQFVSSWNVIAAGTVIAAVPTVAVFLRFQRHFVSGLALGAVK
- a CDS encoding FadR/GntR family transcriptional regulator, which codes for MAQYASRGVHGQTVEAIARRILTGEIAAGSTLNIAALQEEFDVSLTALREALKVLSAKGIVDARQKRGTFVRPRADWNLLDGDVIRWQFAEGPHETLLDQLHEVRAIIEPAAARLAARRCTDDDIAALDQALAEMAEAEGDPTAAVAADLSFHRGLLAATHNELLERMEVVMETGLAERDRLVHGGAAHDDPVPSHRAVVDALRARDETAAETAMRELLDKAVRDVEKARGRRGSQ
- a CDS encoding sugar kinase; the encoded protein is MTDLVTLGETMAAFRTTGPLRLGGTAGISVAGSESTVAIGLARLGHHAAWVGVTGADEPGALVRRTLRAEGVDLTWARVDPTAPTGLILFEARVADINRVTYHRAGSAGSRLRPADVTPAFDTPARPPRLLHVTGITCALGAEPYDAVVTAVRLARAAGSTVCLDVNHRNRLWSVGEAAAALRPLLPSIDLVVASDDELAVLTDAADPIAALHAAGVTEVVVKHGAGGATSHSATGAVHRPARQVPVVDTVGAGDAFVAGLLSGWLDGDDVPARLDRAVTTGAFAVATRGDWEGLPDRAELALLDHGPGGTIR
- a CDS encoding SDR family NAD(P)-dependent oxidoreductase; translation: MRRLEGKNALVTGAMGGIGTAIARRLAAEGATVALLDVTDPGPLAAELTARGDRALSVMGDVSVDADWSTAVAAVRAGLGPVDILISTAYAVQVAPAHETSRQSWDHQLGVSLTGSFLGVRACLDDLRERSGAVVLISSVHALVGLPGRPAYAAAKGGLVALGRQLAVEYGPRVRVNTVLPGPIFTAAWADVSEEDRQRSVEETVAKRFGTPEEVAATVAFLASPDAAYVTGASLVVDGGWTAVKTSA
- a CDS encoding bifunctional 4-hydroxy-2-oxoglutarate aldolase/2-dehydro-3-deoxy-phosphogluconate aldolase; amino-acid sequence: MNLLDELRTHRLLAIVRGPDPAAALASVLTLADSGVALIEVSLTSADALSIIRGARIALGPDFALGAGTVLSVEDARAAADAGAGFLVTPAVAPSVAEGVRLGLPVLAGALTPTEVVRAASDGATAIKLFPASLGGPDYLGALRDPFPDTAFVPVGGVDADSVRRYLDRGAVAVGVGSPLLGDAVRGGDRAALRERAATFVAAVRS